actgtagttttctacagttgctatggtaacacacacgaactacagtaatataaacaaatcactcaatactgtagttttctacagttgctatggtaacacacgaactacagtaatataaacaaatcactcaatactgtagttttctacagttgctatggtaacacacacgaactacagtaatataaacaaatcactcaatactgtagttttctacagttgctatggtaacacacacaaactacagtaatataaacaaatcactcAATATTGTAGTTTTCtaagttgctacggtaacacaagAACTATACTAATATATTCAAATCACTCAATattgtagttttctacaactacagGGTGTAttctactacactgtaaaaacaaaaactgtaattttACGATTTATTTCCTGCAGCTAGGCTGCcggaaaaaaaaacgtaaaataacaactgtgtaattacagaaatttaccgttaAATAATGgaagttaaattactgaaatttctgtaaaatttaaatttctggtaattttttgtaattcaacctctgtcaTTTTACTGTaactttctgtaatttaacggccattattttaaatttttttccccggcaccccagctgccggaaataaaccataaaattatggatttttattacagtgtacaatacaccacagcttactgtagtaaaaactgaaGTCtcctacagtatttattagtttatcagtTCCATAGAGTTAATGCTGATGCATATTGTAAACACTATAATATAAACAGTAAAATGTAATGCaatgtttccatattttgtgattcgcaagggtttttcatttatttacagtggtGAATTGCATGTTgacctctgctctgtcgacttttaatgttgGAAATTCAACtatatagtttaataaattaacattttagtagACTgaaataatgtataagaaataatatatgagAAATAAGTGTGTACAATAACAGAAAATGGATTTGTATCAttatttacaacaccaacccagacaatacatcacttttaactattaaaaatgtttcttaaaagtcactttttcataCTTCTGAAGGATAAACGTTGTCataagaaagatcaaggtctcataatgcaattcaaaagcataaggAAACAGAGAAAAgctaaaacatgaatcacaaaaataTGGAAAACTACACTGTGATATATTATGGTTTCAgaacactatttaaatgactaCAGTATTTGTGTGAGCTCACCCTCTGCTACAGACGAGCTGGAGGGCTTCGATGTGTCCATGATAGGCCGCCCAGAGAGTGGGTGTCATGCCGTCCTCATCCGGGGTGTTCAGGTCTTTTCTGGTGGCCTCTTTCAAAAGATCCAAATAGCCGTCAATGGCTGCTTTGTGGTACCGTGACATGGCTGTAATCGCTGCTTCTCTTCTCCAGCGGGTAAAACTGTGTGAGGTGAACAATTACAGGACCATCATTGCGGACAtctcctgctctctctctctctgtgtgtttgtccCGAGGGAGGAGAAACTCGGCTCACACTGAAGGGACACGACAGCAATATCGGTGTCGTAAACTAAAGTCCAGAGTGAGCTGTAATCACTCACCAGTGCTATAGTTTacactaattattttgttttctttttcaaatgtttcccaaatgatgttgaacagaatcaggaatttttcacagtatttcctataatattttttcctctggagaaagtcttataggttttatttcggctagaataaaagcaattcttaatgtttttaaaccattttaaggtcaatattattcgccgccttaagctatatttgttttggattgtctacagaacaaaccactgttatgacttgcctaattaccctaactttaccctaattaacctagttaagcctcaaatgtcacttaaagctcaatagtgtcttgaagaatatctagtcttatgtgctgttatcatgacaaagataaaggaAATCAGCAAATATATACTAGTTATTATGCTTAGAAAGGTGTTGACGAAAATCTTCTTTCCACTAAACAGAAGAATTGGGAAAAAATAgacagtagggctaataattctgacttcaaaagtAGCCTATATGAGCTtaccaaccctgctgaaaaaaaaacatctttggctggttggctggttttggctggttgaccagcctggttttagaggggttttgcccatttccaggctggaaaatgaccagctaaatccagctaaaaccagcttgaccagcctggttaaaGCTGTACATAgctaccctagtagcaaagaattctggcccagatttggcataaagctggcacagcaggcattcatccggcactggcatacagcatgtgggccaaacatggcccgggtttggcagaggtggcaccgtctttaagccggcacacaagatttgggccagatgaaaaacgtagtatttggcccagatttaaaaatgtgataagtgggccatgtgagtttggccagtcttgacccacatttaaaatacactaaaatcatttttgagtatagaaaaaaaatcaggtcactttgagaaaaagcgtgcccagagtgtgcctaaagcgcatcactccatgggtttatcaatttcattgcaatcgtgacaccaacctatctggcccagttcaggcccagctATGAGTTcaggcccagatatggtccgtgtttggcccttgtctggaagccagatttggtccagtcatgtaccgtaattcactgcggcatgtgggccaagcaaaacctgattgtgtgggctagagctgggccagagaaattttgctatgtgggtagtaagctatttttagctgattatccagcctgaaaatggccaaaacccctctaaattcAGGCTAGTCAACCAgctaaatttagctttttttttcagtagtgAAATCAACGTGGTTGGTTTGATTTCAAGTGTACTTTATTAACATGATGCCTCGCCACAAAACTAGCAGTTTAAGCTATAACCAAATCAATATGTTCAGTTTTGATTGACTTCAATAACATtaacagatgaattgttcatgCAGTGTGAGCTAACCAAATCCGTATAGTTGTGTGTAATGTAATACCAttcacagatgaattgttcaccacaaaactagcactGTGAGCTAACCAAATGATATTAGTTTTGATTTCAAGTGTATACTTTATACATTCACAGATGAATTTTACCATAAAACTAGCCATGTGCGCTAACCAAATCCACACGGTTAGTTTTACTTTATTCTGAGTTGTTCACCTCAAAACTAGCTATGTGAGCTAACCAAATCCACACGGTCAGTTTTACTTTATTCTGAGTTGTTCACCTCAAAACTAGCTATGTGAGCTAATCAAATCAagatggttagttttgatttactttaattacattcacagatgaattgttcaccacagaactagcaatgtgagcaaaCCGAATCacttttagttttgatttcaagTGTAGCCTACTTAAgtcacagattaattgttcatcaCAAAACTAGCATTTTGAGCTAACTAAATAGTCTCGTTTTATGTGTACTTTAATAACATTCACAGATTATTTGTTCACCACagaactagcaatgtgagctaaccgAATCAATTGTTAGTTTTGACTTGATGTGTAGGCCTTCTTTATAATGTGCACAGGTGAACTGTTTACAACAAAACTAGCAATGCGAGCTAACCATATCAACATGTTTAGTTTTGACTTTAATGTGTAGATTTTAAGACTGTAATTTTGACAGAAATTTATTAGGTTTTTCCGTCAATGTGACTTAATTGTTTCTTCCTCCGGCCGCTGGGGTCGCTAAATAGTAACGGAAGCTCCAGAAACACCGGCTACAGAAGCGACTGATTTGAACGCGGAAGCTTAACGTGATTTTGTAGTCGGCATCCAGCAGTAAACATGATTTAAGCCGTCAGTAATTATTAGCCGTGACTGTCAGTTCATTAAAAGAAAATCAAGACTGTTTATCGAGCAAATATGTCGGACAGCAGCGGCTCAGTCGGCCTGTTTTCTTATGAAACACTGGTTCATGCAGTGGCAGGTGCGATGGTGAGCAGATTAGCTCCAGTACATTATCGTGTATTACTGTAATAACATCGTCACTGTGTGATTTTTGTCATTGTTTCGTTGTGTTGAAGGGCAGTGTTACAGCAATGACAGTGTTTTTCCCTCTGGACACAGCCAGGATCAGACTTCAGGGTGAGATTTCTATCGTCCTGCcttttaaaatagcttttaataGAAATATATGTACGTTAAATGAGATCATTCggccaaaaatgacaatttgtcatcatttatttatacttGAGTTGTTCCAAAGTAGTTTAAGATTtagttttgttgaacacaaaagaagatgttttgaagaatgttggaagccgGTAACCATCGACTtgcattgtatttgttttccctactatggaagttttCAGCTTTCCTTAAAACATAATCCATTGTGTTTAAAGACATATCATGTTGGTTTGAAGCAAGTGCAGGGTTATTACATGACAGAATTagtgtttttgggtgaactatgcctttaagaaaGTTATAAATGCAACTAAGAACAATTGTTaactaaaatgagctgaattaaaGTGTCATAGTGAATTGTAGTGTGTGAAAACCTTtgctgtcatgctttaaaaacatttaagaagCTAGAAATATGTGTGTCATATCTAAAAACGATGTTCGGCTCCAGAAACAGCTGGTAAAGATGTGAAAATTTACCGGACAAATGTGTACTATAGTTTTACTACAAACTACAGTGCACAAAACATTTCCCCAGTTGGTATTTGTCGTGAAACTAAGTTATACAAATAGTCATCAATGCATCAAAAAcattaacttattaaattaataaaaaatttacttaataattaaaagaaaaaacataccaaagtatttaaataaaataattacaaaaatgtcaagtgtataaataaacaaattcgaTATAAAggtataacatatatatatatatatatatatatatatatatatatatatatatatatatatatacacacacatatatatacacacacacatatttatatatatatatatatatacatatacacacacacatatatatatatatacatatatacatatatatatatatacatatatatatacacatatatatacatacatatatatatacatatttatatacatacatatatacatatatatatatacatatatatatacatacatatatacacacacacacacacacacacatatatatatatatatatatatatatatatatatatatatatatatatatatatatatatatatatatgtatatatatatatagcaggtTATACAAGATACAAGTTTCAGGTTTTCTCTTCATATGTTAATTTTACTATAATAAACCAttactataaaatataaaaaaatgtttaatgtgtcATTCTGTTGCAGTGGATGAAAACCGCAAGTCTCAGTCCACCCCCATCATTCTGGCTGAGATCGCCAAGGAGGAGGGCGTGTGAGTCTCATGCATTTAAATACACCTAAATACActcactggacactttattacagttttacacattcaGTATAAGAGAAGTAACTCTCGTCAagttaaagtaaacatatttgaGCATTAGATTTAGGATTTAAGCATCAACAACCATGTTCAAAGTCTCATAAATCACGTTTCTTCTCTGgtgtgatgctcagtttgaactccaGCAGATATTCTTGACCAGAACTGTGCTGAAAAATCATAATGAtcacattcattttcataatgcTTCGATATTCGTTCTTCTATCAATTCTGAGTTTAGTTTTGAAaagtagatggcactctaggctagtttttaacaacagacagtgctctaggctaacttgtaacagcagacggtgctctaggctagtatttaaaagcagacggcgctctaggctagtttttgtactgctgatggcgctctaggctagttttaaacagtagacgatgctctaggctagtattgaACAGCACACACcactataggctagtttttaaaaaacagatggcactctagactagttttgaagAGCCAATGGGTgttctagactagttttgaacatTAGACgttgctataggctagttttgaaGAGCAGAtgccactctaggctagttttggacagcagatggtgctctagactagtatTGAACAGTAGATCGTGCTTTAGACTAGTGTTGAAGAGCAGATGccactctaggatagtttttgacagcagatggtgctctggaCTAGTTTTGAAGAGCAGATGGGTgttctagactagttttgaacatTAGAAgctgctctagactagttttggacagcagatggtgctctagactagttttgaacagcacacaccactctaggctagtttttaaactacagatggcactctagactagttttgaagAGCAGATGGGTGTTTTGAACAGTAggcggtgctctagactagttttgaagAGCAGATACCACTCTAGGCTAGCTTTGgacagcagatgctgctctagactagttttaaacagcagatggtgctctagactagttttgaagAGTAGATGCCACTCTATTttgaacagcagacagtgctctaggctagtttttaacagcgtaCGGCACTTTGGaaggagctctaggctagtttttcaacagcagatgtcTGTCTAGGCTAGTTTCTTTTTATAGAGCAgtcagtgctctaggctagttttgctGAGCAGAtgccactctaggctagttttggacagcagatgccgctctagactagttttaaacagcagatggtgctctaggcgaGTTTTGAAGAGTAGATGCTGCTCTATTttgaacagcagacagtgctgtaggctagtttttaaacagtgtaCGGCACTCTAgaaggtgctctaggctagtttttcgaCAGCAGATGTCTGTCTATGCTAATTtttacagcagacagcgctctaggctagttttgctcagtagatggcactctaggctagtgttgacagcggacggcgctctaggctagttttaacagcttgtgattggctgatcagatatttatattaaatgcagTTGTACAGGTGTATTTAATAAAGTGTCCGCTTAATTAATTATGTTGCAACGAATCTGTAATTCGATTAGTGCACACCATAGTACAATTTCACTGACATGAATGTGATTTTAAACCGTTAAATGTCTGCTTTTTTCCGTTTCAGATTGTCTCTGTATCGGGGCTGGTTCCCGGTCATTTCCAGCCTGTGCTGCTCTAACTTTGTCTACTTCTACACGTTCAACACACTGAAGAGGGTGATGGTGACCGACCGCTCGAGACCCAGCACAGATCTGCTCATGGGCTTCATATCAGGTGCtcatttggtttatttattttgccataAATCCAGATTAGGAACTTAATGTCTGttgaacaaaactaaataaattttagGTCCTAAacagtcttaaattcactgaaatattgtgttgtagggaatcaggtaggctaaattggtcgtagtgtatgtgtgcgaatgagtgtgtatagatgtttgccagtgatgggttgcagctggaagagcatccgttgcgtaaaacatatgctggataagttggcggttcattccactgtggtgaccccagattaatggaCTAAGtcgattaagggactaagctgaaaagaaaatgattaatgaattgtcttgtaggtcttaacgTCTATCAGGTGTTTGTAATGCAGAGTTTATGGGtgcaggacagtaaatctgacattattctctcttctggctgccgttatcagtctcgcactattgttttcctctttctgaaagtcttgagaACACCATGGTGtagtttttctttcattatttcagcaaattgGATTGTAAAGcaatgatttgttgtactctcacATTCACTGTGCTCTGAGTTTACTAACTATGACCACTTCCaatactgagaaacccggaaacgTGAAAAGACTCCATTATACatgctaaaatgatatatatattttataaatatttatattatatatatatatatatatatatatatatatatatatatatatatatatatatatgtatgtttatatatatatttttatatatatatatatttatatatatttatatatatatatatatatttatatttatttatatatatttatatatatttatatatatatatatttatttatatgtatgtatatatatatatatatatatatatatatatatatatatatatatatatttatacgtatgtgtgtatatatatatatatatatatatatatatatatatatatttatatgtatgtgtatatatatatatatatatatatatatatatatatatatatgtatatttatatgtatatatatgtatatttatatgtatgtatatatatatgtatatatgtatatttatatgtatatatgtatatttatatgtatatatatatatatatatatatatatatatatatatatatatatatatatatatatatatatatgtatatatatatatatatatatatatgtatatttatatatatatatatatgtttgtatgtatatatatgtatgtatatatatatatatatatatatatatatatatatatatatatatatatttatatttatatttatatatatatatatatatatacacatacatataaatatatatatatatatatatatatatatacacatacatacatacacacacacacacacacacacacacacatatatatatatatacacacacacacacacacacacatatatatatatatatatatatatatatatacacacacacacatatatatatatatacacacacacacacacaaacacatatatatatatatatatatatatatatatatatatacacacatacatacatacatatacatatatatatatatatatatatatatatatatatatatatatatatatatatatatatttatatatatatatatatatatatatatatatatatacatacatacatacatacatacatacatatatatatatatacatacatatatatacatacatatatatatacacacacacacactgattcttCCTGTCTTTTCTCCTGTAGGAGCGGTCAATGTTCTGCTGACAACACCAATGTGGGTGGTGAACACACGGCTGAAGCTCCAGGGCGCAAAGTTCAGGAATGAAGAGCTCCACCAGACCCACTACAAGGGCATAGTTGGtcagaaacactcacacacacacacacacacacacacacacacacacacacacacacacacacactattattcTGATGATTATAAGCCACAAACTAATGATCGGTCCAGTCACCTACTAAGAGAAGCACTTTTATAGTCAGCTGAGACACAGCGCACAGTTGAAAAACAGCCATTTATTGTGTCCTCCActcaaattaaagggatagttcacgcaaaaatcaACATTTCCTGTTAGTTTGCTCACTGACAGCTCATCCAAGATgttggtgacttttttttttctttagtagaacTTTTAAGAAAATTGAGCTGAATCTATGGTCATTCATATAATGGCAGTAaatggactgtttttttttttttttttttggtatttttttagattaaaaataaacacaaacaagtccaaatcaatagccgtggctcctgatgacacactgaggtcttgtGAAGCAAAATGATTGCTCTGCggaagaaaataaacattatttacattattattagctttaataaAGAGTCTGATTGTAGTCTGGTCGCTTTGATGACTAAACCACGAAAGCTGGTGACCCAATATCTACCAATAAACTGGGTCAGCTGACCTCCCGTCAAAGCAATCCGTCGCGCATTCATAAGGGCGCACTACATTCACACAtaccttcggtttagtcccttatttatcagggggcgccacagcggaatgaaccgccaactattccagtatatgttttatgcagcggattccctcccagctgcaacctagtactgggaaacacccatacacatacacacactcatacactatggccaatttagttcatcaattcccctagagcgcatgtgtttggactgtgggggaaactggagcacccggagaaaaccaacaccaacacgggagagaacatgcaaactccatacagaaataccaactggtccagctgggaaaAATTATTGTTAAGTATTTGAAAAATTatcaatttcacaggagggccgAATAATTTCTCCTTCAGTAATAATGAGCGGAGCAGAGCTGCGCTGTAGCACTGAATGAATCCTGCTGATCTCCTCTTACAGACGCCTTCTCTCAGATCATCGCTCATGAGGGAGTCGGGACGCTGTGGAACGGGACGCTGCCATCTCTTGTTCTCGTCTTTAACCCTGCTGTGCAGTTCATGTTTTATGAGGCCATGAAGCGAAAAGCCGGACGTGGAGGACGAAAGGTGAGCGACCAAATAACGTTCATTTATTTCACTCTTCAACCCTGTTGCCCCCACGTTTTGAGCATAGACATGAACATGACATGTTCAGCTTAAGTGATTGCCGGTCTTCAAGGCTTTGGTGCACAGATTTAAGCTTGGTCTCATTTA
This portion of the Danio rerio strain Tuebingen ecotype United States chromosome 3, GRCz12tu, whole genome shotgun sequence genome encodes:
- the slc25a17l gene encoding peroxisomal membrane protein PMP34 isoform X1 codes for the protein MSDSSGSVGLFSYETLVHAVAGAMGSVTAMTVFFPLDTARIRLQVDENRKSQSTPIILAEIAKEEGVLSLYRGWFPVISSLCCSNFVYFYTFNTLKRVMVTDRSRPSTDLLMGFISGAVNVLLTTPMWVVNTRLKLQGAKFRNEELHQTHYKGIVDAFSQIIAHEGVGTLWNGTLPSLVLVFNPAVQFMFYEAMKRKAGRGGRKISSFEIFLIGAIAKAIATTATYPLQTVQAILRFGQYKSDDKGGLVGSLRNVVSLLMDRIKRHGLLGLYKGLEAKLLQTVLTAALMFVVYEKITAATFRLMGLQRKLKH
- the slc25a17l gene encoding peroxisomal membrane protein PMP34 isoform X2, coding for MKHWFMQWQGSVTAMTVFFPLDTARIRLQVDENRKSQSTPIILAEIAKEEGVLSLYRGWFPVISSLCCSNFVYFYTFNTLKRVMVTDRSRPSTDLLMGFISGAVNVLLTTPMWVVNTRLKLQGAKFRNEELHQTHYKGIVDAFSQIIAHEGVGTLWNGTLPSLVLVFNPAVQFMFYEAMKRKAGRGGRKISSFEIFLIGAIAKAIATTATYPLQTVQAILRFGQYKSDDKGGLVGSLRNVVSLLMDRIKRHGLLGLYKGLEAKLLQTVLTAALMFVVYEKITAATFRLMGLQRKLKH